gatttttctgggctGAGTGGTTGAAACAATTCTCCCACAGTTGGCTGAAAGTTACATTCCACTGAAATGTGATGACACCAGCTGTCCAATCGCTTCACTACCATAAAGCCAAGCCACTTCCTCCAATAACTTCACTTTAACCCAGTGAAGCACATAACTATAAACCTTTCCAGGCAAAAGAAATGACCGATCCCTCATTTCTGCATCTTAATCAAACTGCAGAATAATCTTCAAGACACGGGAGTCAATATGATAACTACACAGAGTCAGTTCTGACAGTCCAGCCCCCTCCTGACATGATCCAACTTTGTGGGTTTGCTTTGGTATTTAGTTGCCCACAAATGCCAGTTGTTTTGTATGGATTGCTGGGGTCACTAACGTCTCCCGATTAACCGTCAGGTATTTGGCTTTCCTGAAATAGCCTGGGAAGCTGTGCTTAACTCTGCAGTTAACAGTTACTGCCAAACCTGTTTAATATTTGACTATTCCAAGAGTAAGATGACAGGAGTTTCACAATGAGAATTAATCCTTTATAGGGCAAACAACTCCCATAATTAATATTTAAAGGAAGGATTAAAGTTCTAAAAATGCCCACACAGTGCCCCAGACAAGCAGGGTACACATACCTGTTCTGCAATGGACTGTCCAGCAAACAGTGCTTTGTAGGCAGAAGCAGCAACAGACAAAGCTCCTTTAACCAGCCCTCCTGCAAGGCTGCTTCCTTGGGGGTGTCTGTGGAGAAGTGTGATGTTATCTGAAGCCAATAAAGTCAGGTATGTATTTTATTTACAGATCTTAGAGAACTGACTAACATTTCTCATTGAAGAAAATGACGTATTAGCCAAAGGAATCATTCAGAGGCTATTTCTGAAGGTCAGTTCATTTGTTTCAAGGCATTCTATTTGCATGTTTTACTCAAGTTTAGGAAGAGTactggatgtggttcactgttccatggagtggcacttagaccacttacagagggagagaatgagtttgctctacagacttagctgagcaccagctggctttatagcttaagctgtagaggctcaAGCGCTAAGCACCAGAAGTCCCAGTTTTGGTCCCACCTGTAGCTTACATACATTCAACACTCACTAATCGGTTTTCTATAGTGGAACTATTTGCTTGCTCACAGAGCTCtacagccatggtgtccaacatgctagcttattagccacatgtggctatttggccagttgagtgtgtcTAGTTCgctactatagtggctactgcttcagaattggttggacaccatggctctacaGGGTTGTGTGGGTATGTAGCTGCTGCTAAATACCTCTCAGAACATACAATTTACCATTATCATTTCTGGTCTGTATTGGTCCCATCTACGTAACCAGATATTCTAGAAGCCTGATAGGCCATTTTCGTTTTAGATGACTATACTGTGCATCTAAATCTAAGCATCTTCTTTATAATTTAGTTGCATTCTCACTGTGTCTTACGTTTaattctgcccctccccaagAATCAGAGCAACCTGGAAGCAACAGACTGAAGCTTCAGAAGGACTTAGTTTCAACAGAAGCATGCAAGTCGCTAGCTTTGCAAAGTGCTCATCAACTTTAGCTCCTTCATTTAGGAGCATGATTTAAAGCATAGCTCTTAACTATctggccccattgacttcagcatgaATTGCTGAAATCTTGAATGTCGCCAAGACAGGCTTCCCACCTGCCCTTACACCCTAGAGAGACCCTATAAAGAGTGCTGTGGCCTTCGCTGCTATTTTTAATTCAAAGAGATGAGGCCAAAATGCATAGCGTCAATTCTGAAGGTATAACTGTGATACTTGATCTGCTTCCATTACCTTGTGTCTTCTGGGCACTTcgatttattattatttacaacGCCTGAAGCTCCTGGTCCAGGAAAGTCTTCATCGCTGGGCTCTAGAAGTAAAACAAGTGAGCGGGTGCAGTCACCAGGTACGATAGACAGCTGCAGCTTGTGCACGTGGATTGGAGTGAGTAGTGAGTAAATGTAACCACATATCACAAGCTTGTAGGCAGACAGTTCACCATACTCTAAGCCAGATACTGCAACTATCAAATATTTGAGACTCCTGGAATAAGAAGGGGacgggaaggagggagaaatacACCCCCTCTGCCCTTTTTCCCCTGCACTCTCTGCATTCAAAAAGCACCACTGAAATATACTGATTTCCATAGGACCAACGAGATCTAGGagtcccacctctgccccagtaACATCGGCCAACTAAAAAGATTGTGGTCAACATTAGCTAGAACTTCTCCAAATCCCTTTCTTCTGGCATCTCTCCAAATCCAAGAAGTTTACCCCTGCTGGATGGATCAACTGAAAAGCAGAAAGGGATCATCTGTGTGTAAGAGGATCATGTTTGCTATAACATTTTACTTCTAAAGCATTTACAGTAGAAAAGGCAAACAAAAAGGGTGTGGTGAAAAACCGCATCTCCCTTTGCTGTTATGGCAACTAGCAGATTTTAGACActactttaaaagaaataaaatggtgTAGAACTCAATAAAGAGGTGATGAGTAGCTCAGGTAGTTAACAGTGCATGTTAGGAAGCAGCTGCATATGGAATTTATCACACATGCTGCAAGTACCTTCTCTTATTTGATCAGGAACAGCTGAAGGTACTTCCTCTGTAACTGGCCAATTTCGGTTTTGGAGACTATGACTCTGAAGAGAAGAGGAGTTcctgcaacaacaacaacaaacaagtTTATATATAAAACCAAGAAGAAACAGAAGCAAACACCGCAAACCTCAGTTCTGGAGTCAATACAAGCTGTGCAGAAGATTCTTCCTTAACAGAGCAGGATCCGAGACATTCACacttgcatatgcttttccgaCAGCACAAATGTAACTTTCAGTTTGCACCCTGgctcagtgccaggtgccccccctccccccccgtcaaATTTCTATCTTTAGCCATTTGGTTCTTGTCACAAAAGCACGCTCACCCGCCTTACCTTTGCTGTTGGGGCAGGGTCCCGACGATCTCTGGGGTCAATGGTACTGCATCCAGCGTCTGTGAAATTGTTAGGATATCATTGATATTATGGAACTGGGGCTGGCTCACTTCTGGAATCACCGTCTCCCTTTCAGTCTCTACTGCTCTTTCCAGACTGGGCTGAGAGAGGGCAGAGCTATACATGCTCTCCCCCAGAGGACGGCTGGTATCGAAGCATTCAGGGAGGATAATGATATAGTCCTCGGAAGAAGCAGAGGATGCTTGGCTTTGAACTTCGTCTTTAACATCATCTTCTTCATACTCTGCGTCGCTGGGCTCCCCACTGAGACTCGCGCTGTCAGACGCTGCAGGTTTCTCTAATGGAAGGAAAAGAACAGCCTACTAGAATTTTGTCTGTAGGACTAGCTGGGCAAAAAGGCACCATCTGCCTCCAAACACCAGGCAGAAGCTCAGAAACAACTGCAGGATCTTTGGTGCCAACGCCCGACAGGCTTTTTGCCCCGGCATGCACGTGGTGATAGCGTAGGCTGTTGATTGGCTGGGAAGCAGACCTTGTACTGAAAATGACCTTTGGCATGAAATGAGTGGgtttgcattttgttttgatCCAGCTGTGTATCAGGCAGTTTATCCAGTGCCTACACAGGGGTGAGGAACTGCACAACTTCGGAGTACCTTATGCTAGAAAGGCATCCCCAGAATAGGGAGTTGAAACCTCACAACCACATAGATCCAATTGGGCTTGCAACTGACCTCCACAGGGACAGAGGACACATCTCAAGAGTGCACGTTAGCCCACGGACAAAGCAAGAGGGTGTGAGAAAAGGACCTGTCATATTAGTAAGAAAATGTAACTAACAGACACTAAATTACAATGAGGATTTAGGAATTTGAGCCTGATTGTCAATCTTTGGACAGGCACACACCCATATGCAGATGACCAACTGTCAatacaaaagcttcagggggtagccaaagttagtctgtagaggataaacttaaagaacaaaaactggtctggtagcactttatagatggtatcacgagcctTTGTGGGCACAGGCCACGTCTTCGGATGACCAGAGTTTGTCAATACAAAGCAAGAAGTGGCCCCAGTGCACACAAGAAGATgggagcatgtctacacttacaagcTTACGGTGGCACATCCATACCGACAGCAACAGCAACGTAAGATCACTTGTATAGCTGTGTTACGTTGATGGGAGAGAGCTATCACTGCTCAATGAGCTGGTTTTATTATGCCCAGGGGAAAGCTAGGTCAGCAGGATTGCTTCTGTCAATTAAATTTTGTGGCTCAGAGGTGTGGTTTTTTTCACTtcatgaacaacaaaagtttttccgacataagtgctagtgtagatgtgccataACGTGGACACAGACTGAAAACCAGGCCTTTCACCAGATGACTATCCAACTAGAATTCCCCTTTCAAGTTTTCCTTATCCCAATACAGTTCaattccattttgcagaagaaaaCCATTTCAAGTACTGCTTGGTTAGAGTACAGATACATATTTTCTAATGCAACGAGTCCCTTCCGCAGACTTCCTATTGTACTTCAAAGTTTATCATAGGTCCCATGATAAAGAGTTATCACAGCCTTTAGAGTCACGCATTCAAACATGCCATGTACAaaaaagccaaccaaacaaacaaaaaagtcagCTTGGATTCAaaacaggaattattttgggggaagtcATATGGTCTGTGTTAAGAAAGCTAGACTAGATGACTACAGCAGTCCATTCTGGCCTGAGAATCCATTTCACTTACCAAACCTATTTTCCTCTGTCAGATGGCTCTTTGAGCCCATTTCCTTGGGTTTGGGAATAGAATGACTTTTTGTCCCAGGAGTTTCTTCGCTTTTTACACTGTAACTGAGGGTGTCTTGTAATGTTTGCAGAGAGCCTAataaaaaaaacaggcaaaagaGTTAGAATGTCATCCCCACCTTCAAGGTAAGGTGATTTATTACCAAGGTTCAGCGGCACAAAATTAAATAAAGCCACAGAGGTCAGCTCAGGGGAGCACTCACTCTGCAGTGATTTCTTCCTTTGAGGAGGTTTGTGGTCAGGTGCAGCATCCAGGGTGAGTGAACGAATGACCGTTTCGCATACAAACTGAGTCCCACTCATGtcttcttccccctcttccaagttCACTGGATGGTCAGTCTTCACTTTCACCATGTGAGCATCTGTTAGGACAGCAGGCTTCAATTACCCcagggccgtggtccccaacacagtgcccgcaggcgccatggcgcccgcgggggcatttctcggcgcccgccaagtgctcagggctggcttagccccgggcacgtggcgcatgcgcggtgccggagccggccccgggcgcgtggcgcactgtgagcgccggccccgggggcgccgcagattcaccctccgcggcgcatgggggggggggggggggagggggagggagagcgccggccccgggcgcgcggcgcttgggggagggagagagcgccagcgccagccccgggcgcgcggcgcttgggggaggaggggggagagagcgccggccccagaatgcggctatgggggggccccgcccccccgggcggccagcgggcgaacagccacgcccgctggcacccggcaaccccaaacggttgggaaccactgccccagGGTATTCTAGTACAGCTAGAGGAATGCATCACTGGACTGTGCGAAAGGCAGCCTGACCAGGGCGGAGGCTCGCACAAGGAAACCCTCTGGCTTTCCAAATGCTTTTACTGCTTCTCAGCAAACGCATTCCAGAATTGACTTCCTTAAACTTAAATATGAGCAAGCAAAATCCTGAGGAAAAATGTGGACCACAAAGAATGCAGCATTCTTGCATAGTGGCAAGGGAGAGGTTCTGCGTTCTAGATCAGTTCCAGGGATTTTCTAACTGCTGTTTCTCACTGGATTGAAAATTCACATCAATCCTGCAATCAGGGTGGATTAGCCAATGGTAGATTTCTTAGAGCCAGACATTCTCGTTTGTGCCTCCATAGAAAGGGTTAACAGGAGCAAGCTGCTGTTGACAACATTAAAGTAAAGTAGTGTGGACTCAGACTCAGCTAGCAGAAATGCTGAATAAGGAGGAACCATTTTGGCAGCATTTCAGGCCACAATTGCAATTTAAGGCAATAAAAAGGTGGCCACAAATGCAGCTGGAAATACACCCTGCTGCATTTGGTGGTGGCAACAGGTGGGTTCCTGGTTCCCACTTAAGAGATTTTAAGCAGCTAGCAACCTTGAGAAAGTGGGGATGTTCCTGGAGACTGCTTACCGGGTACTGGTTTAAATCCACTCCCCTCGTTCTCCTCCTCTATCTGACCCAGACCAGGTTTCTCTAGCAGAGGGTTCTCATGTGGCAGAGGAGACATGCACGGAGTCATGTCTGGAAAAGAGAGGCAAACAAGTTTAGCTGCATTACAGGAGTGAACTTCCTGCTAAACAAAAGGCAAAATCTTTCAAGCAATCAGCCATTTTCAAGTTTAGCACTCCCTCAGGTTACTTTGCTGCAGATCGACAGGGACCAAACATCTCAGAAGATATCCTGTGGGGGTCATAGCAAAGCACCTCAAACACAGGCTGATCTCGCACACCCTACTGATGCTTGGTGGACAGAAGAGCAGCCTCCCCGAGGTCCATCGCCTTGTTCATGGTGATGAGTGAGAAAGGGAGTAaaagtgaaagcacaaggggccCTCAAGGTTTCTCCTGAGCCAGAGCAAGTGGAATGCTGAGTGAAGTGCTGAGAAGAGGCTGGAGCAAGAGCTCATTACTATGTCTCAAGGGGCAAAGTCTCACATGCCGAGTGCCAAATCGCTTCTCCAGTGCCACAGACCATGGAGTCCCAAAGGGAGAAATCGGCCTTCTGCATGACCACAGGCAGACTCCTTTTCTCTAGCTCTCCTTagaggggggaaagagagggaggaggggggcgatGCTACGCACTGGAATTTAAAATGTTCCTTACCAACAGGAGTATTGTGTGGCACTCGCTCTAGCTCCTGCACAATGTTAATGTCCAGCAGCTCAAAGGACAGCAAGTCCTACAGGAGAAAAACCCAGTTTGTTTCCATTCCTGTGACCTAcaccacacccattcccccctaTTCCCCCAGAACCTACTGGTCTCACatttatttattataaataaaTCTACTCCACTTCTCCAGGGGCCTCAACAGTTCAGACAAACTGCTGCTCTCTACTAGGACTCTTACGTCCAATGCAGAAGAATAGCTTTGTTTGTAAAATCAGTGAATGATTAGAAAGAGGGAGACGATACGGTGGGAGCAATGCACATACAAATACCCTTTAGTAGAGGCAAAGGAGGAAAGGGGTCCATAAAACTCTGTGAAATAAGTTCTACTGGGGTAACAAGAGGGGAGACATTCCTATTGGAGGAACAATATGCTCCCACTACTGCTTGTTCCAGGGAAATAACAGTTTTACTCAAATCACGAAAGCTCTGACCTGTATTTTCTTGAACTCAAAATATCTGATAGTTCAAGAAAACTGGGGCGTGTGACCCCTGTGAATATCTATTCACTTTACTAAAACAAAGATAAGATCTTTTTTTTCTGCCTTTAATTTAGTATTTTACCTGTGCAGTCAGGAGATCAACCGATGGGATGTAAAACTCTCTCTCGCTGGGGATATTTTTAACCCTCAGAGGGAAGGCTTGCACGTCTGTCTGCTCCATCTCATCAGCCTGCTGGCCTTCTGCTTCTGACGTTGAAGAAACCGCCTGCAAAAGCCAAGGGCAGAAGACACATCCCAGAGGCATCTTAGATTAACACTCTGATATTTGCAAGAGGCTCAAGAATATATTTATATAGCTACAAAGCCAGAATATTATGCAGCATAGGGATgcaaaggactagtcaactatccgataagcaaatgcttattggatagttgacaggctagtccagtgtttctcaacctttttttataaagtacccctttaaaaaagttataagtacccccaggaccTATAATTCTCAGACACaaatattttttctaccattgcaacacatttgtttaaacaacttaatcgtagccaggtgggcgatgaaattttgggtgtaaaaagtccaaaaataataaagcactgtaacatttaacaaaaattcagttttctccaaatttcaggtgtgttgatgtacctccccagacttctcttgagtacccccaggggtactcgtaccactggttgagaaacactgggctagttgactagtcgctcccctccccctccccgcccttttgctgtctctatcagaaagaggcaacaaaagggggggagggagggaagaagggagggtacttcaaagcagcagtgccacatggagccgaGGGCCAGACCTCAGGCTCCACGTGAccttgccgctttgaaacaccgtgtgtatcccagggccagctggggtgtacccaagctgcacgcagcatttcaaagtggcagtgctgcacggcacccaggatcagctggagactcccccactgactccaggctctgtgtggtgctgccgctttgaaatgctgcgaggagcctgacgctgggctctctgcagcatttcaaagcggcagcgctgctcAGAGCCTGGGGTTACTGGGCGAGTCCcgagggctgttgctatacttcaaaggcgaaGACATCTTATCGACCAATCAAATAGTCGATAGAAAATAtgtcgactattcaattaatcaattactcacaatttaacattcctaatgcaGAAGGATAGTATGAATACGAAAAAGACCTCATTCCACCTACTATAGAGTCTTCTGGACAGGTGCAAATATCATGAGATACGTATTGCAAGGTTTCAGTTGCAACGAAAGCCAAAAAAGCAGCTGCAATACACCTCAACAATTAACTCCAGGTTTGGCAAATCAGCAAGTAATAGGTCAGCAATTGTTATAGCAACAAAgttaagcctttttttttttaaacaatgagaaATAACTGAAACAATCCCCACTCATTGACTAGATCAACACTGGGGGAGGATGGAAAACAACCTACACCGCTGCACCAAACAGAAACAGACATGGTTGTTCTCTCTTCCGTCATATCACTTTGGAACACTTGCCTCATTTCCACAGGACGTTTTATCCTTTAGACTGGAATTAGATGTCTTCTGATTTCTCTCCAAACAGGCAGTGGCTGGCGAAGAGGGATCCACAACGATACTGCACCAAACTCTGGGTCCAAACTGCTCCCCCTTGTGTGACAGCCGCCAATGAGAAGCATAGCTCCCTTCTAGAGCAGGCGCAATAAACTCGACCGAGACAATCCCCACTTGCCCTGCTGGCAGGGATGGCACCAACACATCCTTTCTTTCAGAAGACCCCAGGGTCAGATTTCCCCACATGAATTTTAACTGAAggataaaaaacaaaaccaacttgTTTATTAGCAGCCTAACCACCCCCCGCCACACCCACCCACATCAGCTCTGCTTTTTCAGCAGAGGACCCTACTAATGAACCCTTCAGTCTTCCTTTGTAAGTCACAGTCATGGCAAAGGCTGATAAAATTTTGAggtttccattttaattttggCCTAGGCTAAGGAAAGGAAGAGGCTGCATGCTGTGGTCAGATGTTTGTATGAGTGACAGAAGCAAAAACTGATGCAAGTCACCAATTCAATACAGCTACCCAAAGTTACAGTGGTCATTTAGCCCTTTttgcagtcctgtggcatctagTCCTAAGCAGGGCAAGAGGTCTACTTTTCTTCTATGAACAGACTAGCCAGAACCTGAGGCATGTGTTGCTTTGGCTGCAATCAGAAATAAAATCCCTGTCCATAGCCAACACATACAAGCTTTTACCTCCTGGAACTCACTTAGGTAATTTACAAGTGTAAACACAGTCATAGCAAAAGGGGTGAACCTTGGTGTCTGAGCTCCACTCCACGTTGCCTGTGTTCTTCATCCGCCAGTGCTTGATAAACTTTGTCCCTGGTTGTAGGTGAGTCCCATCAGGCAAATTCTCATCCACAAATGCTGCGCTCAGTGTTGGGACAATTGTTGGACAGGGCTGGCTAGGACTCCTGAATACAGAGCAAAGCACAGAAGCTGCTCTGAAATTGACTGAATGAAGCAGACAGACTTATTTCAGTTGTCATTCTCCTCCTCTGTCTGTGGAAGGCAGATCCAAAGCCctagcattttaaataaatatcttCGACTTACGTTTTAAAATCCCACCACTAAGCAGTGTGTCTTCCTTTGCTACAGGGCTCAAAATAAGACACTATTCTGAAAGTTCTCCCTAGTATAATTATAGCACCTACGATTAATATAAATGTAATAATTTATTCCAAGCTGGTTTACTTCCAATTGACAGTTCTTTGGAgtcaattcagcaaagcacttaaacacacATTGAAATGCTTTGTTGAATCAGAACACTAGTATC
This genomic interval from Pelodiscus sinensis isolate JC-2024 chromosome 29, ASM4963464v1, whole genome shotgun sequence contains the following:
- the NBR1 gene encoding next to BRCA1 gene 1 protein isoform X3, whose amino-acid sequence is MEPQINLSVTFSGETQSFLVSDSSNTTWADVEAMVKVSFDLNNIQIKYVDEDNDEVSVNSEEEYEEALKIAVTQGNQLQMKVYEVNSLPSETLHSCSTQACEKAGSEKLPIPKDGKRPLSHYSMLAQALGRDLKAERETTTQQKLNHNEAEGTNEKPPEWFTSYLESFREQVVKETVEKLEQKLSEKLILHNQPPDSSSSSIATADPAPETQSTDSSQCDWLISCSNCQARIVGIRYQCSVCPAYSICELCEAGTYEHDPNHVLLKLRRPVLCVSETYSIGQFSPRLPATLEQVRLQKQMDKRFLKAEKQRLRAEKKQRKAEVRELKKQLKLHRKIHLWNSVHALEITGSPASKSESPQLSAVMSPSQPCPTIVPTLSAAFVDENLPDGTHLQPGTKFIKHWRMKNTGNVEWSSDTKLKFMWGNLTLGSSERKDVLVPSLPAGQVGIVSVEFIAPALEGSYASHWRLSHKGEQFGPRVWCSIVVDPSSPATACLERNQKTSNSSLKDKTSCGNEAVSSTSEAEGQQADEMEQTDVQAFPLRVKNIPSEREFYIPSVDLLTAQDLLSFELLDINIVQELERVPHNTPVDMTPCMSPLPHENPLLEKPGLGQIEEENEGSGFKPVPDAHMVKVKTDHPVNLEEGEEDMSGTQFVCETVIRSLTLDAAPDHKPPQRKKSLQSSLQTLQDTLSYSVKSEETPGTKSHSIPKPKEMGSKSHLTEENRFEKPAASDSASLSGEPSDAEYEEDDVKDEVQSQASSASSEDYIIILPECFDTSRPLGESMYSSALSQPSLERAVETERETVIPEVSQPQFHNINDILTISQTLDAVPLTPEIVGTLPQQQRNSSSLQSHSLQNRNWPVTEEVPSAVPDQIREEPSDEDFPGPGASGVVNNNKSKCPEDTRHPQGSSLAGGLVKGALSVAASAYKALFAGQSIAEQQPTATEEQTATLLAYLCEMGFCDRQLNLRLLKKHNYNTGHVVTELLQINNNDWYSSRY
- the NBR1 gene encoding next to BRCA1 gene 1 protein isoform X2, with amino-acid sequence MPDDALLRGQPEVGGIQPLAPLFIIVLLANMARPSRRRPIRRRAAPRSMEPQINLSVTFSGETQSFLVSDSSNTTWADVEAMVKVSFDLNNIQIKYVDEDNDEVSVNSEEEYEEALKIAVTQGNQLQMKVYEVNSLPSETLHSCSTQACEKAGSEKLPIPKDGKRPLSHYSMLAQALGRDLKAERETTTQQKLNHNEAEGTNEKPPEWFTSYLESFREQVVKETVEKLEQKLSEKLILHNQPPDSSSSSIATADPAPETQSTDSSQCDWLISCSNCQARIVGIRYQCSVCPAYSICELCEAGTYEHDPNHVLLKLRRPVLCVSETYSIGQFSPRLPATLEQVRLQKQMDKRFLKAEKQRLRAEKKQRKAEVRELKKQLKLHRKIHLWNSVHALEITGSPASKSESPQLSAVMSPSQPCPTIVPTLSAAFVDENLPDGTHLQPGTKFIKHWRMKNTGNVEWSSDTKLKFMWGNLTLGSSERKDVLVPSLPAGQVGIVSVEFIAPALEGSYASHWRLSHKGEQFGPRVWCSIVVDPSSPATACLERNQKTSNSSLKDKTSCGNEAVSSTSEAEGQQADEMEQTDVQAFPLRVKNIPSEREFYIPSVDLLTAQDLLSFELLDINIVQELERVPHNTPVDMTPCMSPLPHENPLLEKPGLGQIEEENEGSGFKPVPDAHMVKVKTDHPVNLEEGEEDMSGTQFVCETVIRSLTLDAAPDHKPPQRKKSLQSSLQTLQDTLSYSVKSEETPGTKSHSIPKPKEMGSKSHLTEENRFEKPAASDSASLSGEPSDAEYEEDDVKDEVQSQASSASSEDYIIILPECFDTSRPLGESMYSSALSQPSLERAVETERETVIPEVSQPQFHNINDILTISQTLDAVPLTPEIVGTLPQQQRNSSSLQSHSLQNRNWPVTEEVPSAVPDQIREEPSDEDFPGPGASGVVNNNKSKCPEDTRHPQGSSLAGGLVKGALSVAASAYKALFAGQSIAEQPTATEEQTATLLAYLCEMGFCDRQLNLRLLKKHNYNTGHVVTELLQINNNDWYSSRY
- the NBR1 gene encoding next to BRCA1 gene 1 protein isoform X1, whose protein sequence is MPDDALLRGQPEVGGIQPLAPLFIIVLLANMARPSRRRPIRRRAAPRSMEPQINLSVTFSGETQSFLVSDSSNTTWADVEAMVKVSFDLNNIQIKYVDEDNDEVSVNSEEEYEEALKIAVTQGNQLQMKVYEVNSLPSETLHSCSTQACEKAGSEKLPIPKDGKRPLSHYSMLAQALGRDLKAERETTTQQKLNHNEAEGTNEKPPEWFTSYLESFREQVVKETVEKLEQKLSEKLILHNQPPDSSSSSIATADPAPETQSTDSSQCDWLISCSNCQARIVGIRYQCSVCPAYSICELCEAGTYEHDPNHVLLKLRRPVLCVSETYSIGQFSPRLPATLEQVRLQKQMDKRFLKAEKQRLRAEKKQRKAEVRELKKQLKLHRKIHLWNSVHALEITGSPASKSESPQLSAVMSPSQPCPTIVPTLSAAFVDENLPDGTHLQPGTKFIKHWRMKNTGNVEWSSDTKLKFMWGNLTLGSSERKDVLVPSLPAGQVGIVSVEFIAPALEGSYASHWRLSHKGEQFGPRVWCSIVVDPSSPATACLERNQKTSNSSLKDKTSCGNEAVSSTSEAEGQQADEMEQTDVQAFPLRVKNIPSEREFYIPSVDLLTAQDLLSFELLDINIVQELERVPHNTPVDMTPCMSPLPHENPLLEKPGLGQIEEENEGSGFKPVPDAHMVKVKTDHPVNLEEGEEDMSGTQFVCETVIRSLTLDAAPDHKPPQRKKSLQSSLQTLQDTLSYSVKSEETPGTKSHSIPKPKEMGSKSHLTEENRFEKPAASDSASLSGEPSDAEYEEDDVKDEVQSQASSASSEDYIIILPECFDTSRPLGESMYSSALSQPSLERAVETERETVIPEVSQPQFHNINDILTISQTLDAVPLTPEIVGTLPQQQRNSSSLQSHSLQNRNWPVTEEVPSAVPDQIREEPSDEDFPGPGASGVVNNNKSKCPEDTRHPQGSSLAGGLVKGALSVAASAYKALFAGQSIAEQQPTATEEQTATLLAYLCEMGFCDRQLNLRLLKKHNYNTGHVVTELLQINNNDWYSSRY
- the NBR1 gene encoding next to BRCA1 gene 1 protein isoform X4, with amino-acid sequence MPDDALLRGQPEVGGIQPLAPLFIIVLLANMARPSRRRPIRRRAAPRSMEPQINLSVTFSGETQSFLVSDSSNTTWADVEAMVKVSFDLNNIQIKYVDEDNDEVSVNSEEEYEEALKIAVTQGNQLQMKVYEVNSLPSETLHSCSTQACEKAGSEKLPIPKDGKRPLSHYSMLAQALGRDLKAERETTTQQKLNHNEAEGTNEKPPEWFTSYLESFREQVVKETVEKLEQKLSEKLILHNQPPDSSSSSIATADPAPETQSTDSSQCDWLISCSNCQARIVGIRYQCSVCPAYSICELCEAGTYEHDPNHVLLKLRRPVLCVSETYSIGQFSPRLPATLEQVRLQKQMDKRFLKAEKQRLRAEKKQRKAEVRELKKQLKLHRKIHLWNSVHALEITGSPASKSESPQLSAVMSPSQPCPTIVPTLSAAFVDENLPDGTHLQPGTKFIKHWRMKNTGNVEWSSDTKLKFMWGNLTLGSSERKDVLVPSLPAGQVGIVSVEFIAPALEGSYASHWRLSHKGEQFGPRVWCSIVVDPSSPATACLERNQKTSNSSLKDKTSCGNEAVSSTSEAEGQQADEMEQTDVQAFPLRVKNIPSEREFYIPSVDLLTAQDLLSFELLDINIVQELERVPHNTPVDMTPCMSPLPHENPLLEKPGLGQIEEENEGSGFKPVPDAHMVKVKTDHPVNLEEGEEDMSGTQFVCETVIRSLTLDAAPDHKPPQRKKSLQSSLQTLQDTLSYSVKSEETPGTKSHSIPKPKEMGSKSHLTEENRFEKPAASDSASLSGEPSDAEYEEDDVKDEVQSQASSASSEDYIIILPECFDTSRPLGESMYSSALSQPSLERAVETERETVIPEVSQPQFHNINDILTISQTLDAVPLTPEIVGTLPQQQRNSSSLQSHSLQNRNWPVTEEVPSAVPDQIREEPSDEDFPGPGASGVVNNNKSKCPEDTR